TGTGTAATCATCTCTGTTGCGTGCTATGCTAAAAGCACACGCCAGCCACCCGAGTATGAAGCCTATCACCAATCCTGTCATTGGCTACTCCATTTCAGGTTGTGATTTTCTTCCATCAGCTTCACATTTGCTTGTTTATAATACCTGTTCCACTCTTGCAGATTTTTCACTCGCTTTTGAAGCTCTTCATTCTGTTCGATTAATCTCCTGATCAGCTTCATCAGCTCCTCGGGTTCTTCAAACTTCGGCTTGGCACCTACTATTTCACTCATTAATTCGTCATAAGTCATTGTTGTATCCTTTCGAGTATAAGCTTGTCTTGCTCAATTGTCAGCTTGAATTCGTTGCCGATTCCAAACCCTGCATCTGCCAGTTTTTGCCCGGACAACCTTATGTATGGTGCTTCCTTCTTTTTTCGGCTTATGTAACTCACTCTTCTTCTCATGTTTTCTTCTGTTCCTGTCGACCCGCAATTTTTTTTTCAGAAGCTTCATCTCTTCACGGAATTGTCGAACTGTGGTTATCCACTCGATATCAACCCATTCGGTTCTGGTTTCGCCCCACTGCATTTTGTATTCAATTTTGGCTGTGTGTTTCTTTACATCCACTTCGAGTAGCCGTGCTATAAAAGCCTCACCGGTGAACTCAAATCGCCCGTTAGGACGAATATCAAAGTAGATTACCTCTCGACCTTTTAGGCTTCTTAGGGTCGATACCTGCTTTTGCGTATGCATTTGCTATTACCTCTTGCATTGTTTTTTGATGATTGTTGGTTGGTTGGGTCAGGACATATTCGGTTTCCCGTTTTTTCATTTCCTGAAAAGTCCTGATGTCTGCGATGCGGATTCTGTACCTGGTGTGTCCGTTGCTCTTGTAGGTTCTCGCTTTAAGCTCTCCACTTTTGATCAATTCCAAAACGGTAGTGTTTCCGACTTTCATCAACTGTGAAGCTTTGTTTACGCTAACTTCCTGAATACTGTTATCCAAGGACTCTTTGGCGACTGATTGAAGAAGTTTCTTCACCTCCTGAAGCTCTTGCCAAAGCATCGAAAAGGTTATCACTGCAGGTGTTCTCATCCCTTCAATCTCACTTTCAAATAGGATAGCTTTTCAAGCATTGAGTCAATTGAACCGGTCAGGGTCTTCCTTTCTCCAATGGTGAGATAACCGTCTTCCAAAGATTTAACACACTCCTCAATCAGCTTTGATGACTCTGTGTTTATGTAAGCCGCAAGACCAGTAATAGACATTGTTTCGAGTCCATCGATCTTTACGCCTCTATCCTCAATTGCCTTCCTGATTTTCCAGTAGTCCTCAACATCGATGCGTTTCCCGTGATCGAGTAGTGCATGAAGTCTTTGTCGGTCCCACCCGATCTCAAGAGCTATTTCAGATTTTTTTAATTCATTCTCTTCAATAGCCTTTTTCAGGCTTAAGATTGCTTCGTTCATTTTTTACCGCTTGTAATTGCTTAGTTTACAACGATAGTATAATTTTGAACTGCTAAAGAGATAATCTCTTTTATGGAAACGCCCTGCTTCGCGGCGAGTATCCTCGCTTTTTGATGTGTCTCCGGGTCTACCCAGAGTATCTTAAAGGACTTCTCAGGCTTGCTTGTTTGCTGCGTTTTTGTTATTTTTGACATTGTCTTTAAGTTCTCCATAATTTTTAATAACTCTATCGTTAATATAGTCATCTAAAATAACATTGTCAAGTAAAAATGACATTATTGTCAGAAATATTTTAAATATGTCAGAAAATCTTGGAATTCGTATTAAAAACTGTAGAGAAAACATTCGACTAAGTCAAGACGGTTTGGCGAAAATATTCGATGTATCTCGTACGACTGTGACTAACTGGGAGAGTGGAGTGAATCTGCCGGATATTAAAAAATTAACAGTCATGGCGGAATTATTTAGAGTCTCTTTGGATTGGCTGGCTCGAGGTGAAGAGTCAACTTATAAACCACCTCTGAGTAATTTATCTGAACTTGTAGGAAATGTAAAAATTGTAAATGCAAAATTCTTCCCAAAGCTTTACCGGGTAACAGCTGGGAATTATTCCAATAATGTCTATGATGAAAATATTATTGATATGGTCTATTTTGACTACCCAAAGAACAATTGTTTTGTAGTCGAAGTTGAAGGGGATAGCATGCAATGTGATGATCCTGATAAGTCTATAAATCCGGGAGATAACTTATTAATCGATCCTTCAGAAACCCCTATGCAAGGCGATCTTATTATTATTAAAACATCAGAACAGCGACAGATGGTGAAGCAATATTTTTACAAAAATGATTTGGTGGAACTTCACAGTTACAATCCAAAACATCCAATTATTTATATTGAGGCAAACCAGATAGAATACATGTTCAGGGTGGTTTATCATCAGCCAAAAGGGCGAAAAAAATAATATTATTAGGGCGAAATGAAAATTTTGAAATTTCTAACAGATCTTATAAATGGTAAATATCCTCAAAAGAAAAAGGTGAAATTTAAGCCTATTCCAAAGAATTCTCCTGTTACCGTTCCTAAACCTGTAACAGTCGATATTCCTCATCATCTGCAGGGAGCAAAACCTATCTTGTCTATTGAAGTTGAAATGTCACTGGATCCGGAAGAAGGAAGCATACTCGATAAACCTGACTACAAAGAGTTAATCGAAAACAATAAACGCTTAAGAGAGTTACATCGTATCCAGTATGAGCGGAATAAGAACGGAATGGAAGCAGAGAAAAACGGGGATTTGGAA
The nucleotide sequence above comes from Ignavibacteria bacterium. Encoded proteins:
- a CDS encoding helix-turn-helix domain-containing protein, translating into MRTPAVITFSMLWQELQEVKKLLQSVAKESLDNSIQEVSVNKASQLMKVGNTTVLELIKSGELKARTYKSNGHTRYRIRIADIRTFQEMKKRETEYVLTQPTNNHQKTMQEVIANAYAKAGIDPKKPKRSRGNLL
- a CDS encoding helix-turn-helix transcriptional regulator, coding for MSSKNDIIVRNILNMSENLGIRIKNCRENIRLSQDGLAKIFDVSRTTVTNWESGVNLPDIKKLTVMAELFRVSLDWLARGEESTYKPPLSNLSELVGNVKIVNAKFFPKLYRVTAGNYSNNVYDENIIDMVYFDYPKNNCFVVEVEGDSMQCDDPDKSINPGDNLLIDPSETPMQGDLIIIKTSEQRQMVKQYFYKNDLVELHSYNPKHPIIYIEANQIEYMFRVVYHQPKGRKK
- a CDS encoding LapA family protein gives rise to the protein MTGLVIGFILGWLACAFSIARNRDDYTSKIAMLKEEINNLTKGATK